One window of the Triticum dicoccoides isolate Atlit2015 ecotype Zavitan chromosome 3B, WEW_v2.0, whole genome shotgun sequence genome contains the following:
- the LOC119281500 gene encoding uncharacterized protein LOC119281500, with amino-acid sequence MALLARCLLLCLALVVLSMGSLPSKSSAMGLPRPPPNVNFTIGVEGAVWCKGCRYAGYVKSKNASPIPNAPALLRCKRGQWALSMWGATDARGYFQIQTAQQSAPFTSKDCKVYVLGSPVRVRRARQAPREQGVAAQVPQVRDAARRDAGALHGRRLHLRAQEARKMLIGPSSLSFTGSGTHAVSRRVGVLLMFYTVQHYFKNSPLYFPKHKLA; translated from the exons ATGGCTTTGCTGGCAAGATGCCTTCTGCTCTGCCTCGCCCTCGTGGTCCTCTCCATGGGCAGCCTCCCTAGCAAAAGCTCGGCGATGGGCCTGCCGCGGCCGCCGCCGAACGTGAACTTCACCATCGGCGTCGAGGGCGCCGTCTGGTGCAAGGGGTGCCGCTACGCCGGCTACGTCAAGTCCAAGAACGCGTCCCCGATCCCGA ATGCCCCAGCGCTGCTGCGGTGCAAGCGCGGGCAGTGGGCGCTGTCGATGTGGGGCGCCACGGACGCGCGCGGCTACTTCCAGATCCAGACGGCGCAGCAGTCGGCGCCCTTCACCAGCAAGGACTGCAAGGTGTACGTGCTGGGGTCACCGGTGCGCGTGCGGCGTGCCCGTCAAGCCCCGCGGGAACAAGGGGTCGCCGCTCAAGTTCCGCAAGTTCGTGACGCTGCACGACGGGATGCAGGCGCTCTACACGGCCGGCGACTTCATCTTCGGGCCCAAGAAGCCCGGAAAATGCTGATTGGTCCATCAAGTTTGAGTTTCACAGGTTCCGGGACACACGCGGTGTCTCGGAGAGTCGGAGTACTACTGATGTTTTATACAGTACAGCATTATTTTAAAAATTCACCATTGTATTTTCCAAAACACAAACTAGCATGA
- the LOC119276931 gene encoding protein SPA1-RELATED 3-like isoform X1: MEVSRGGAAAGGGARRGEEEGGEVSLREWLDRPGRAVEAPECLHVFRQVAEAVADAHAQGVAVGSARPSCFVVSPPFSRVAFIESASGSDASGSDASEDADHDAEPPRRGHGAGRGGEERGEKGFPLKSVLAMELNWYTSPEEADDSGGGATFASDVYRLGVLLFELFCSFETLEEKMRAMANLRYRVLPPQLLLKWPKEASFCQLMMHPVPDTRPKMSEVLQSEFLNQSRNSLEEREAALRLREEIEEQELLLDFLLQLQKRKQDIADNLQDTVAFLSSDINEVLHRQSALGQCGNFSIELDKEVSSGTVEDQSDCGSRKRFRPELHAVDMEEHSRSLEECSRTVPSSVVIQESVLSKSSRLMKNFKKLETAYFLARSKLARQVGNPLRSCDQVVKRTTGSAVGTEGSSIDDFALEGHSGRRQGGWMNSFLEGLCRYLSFSQLKVRAELKQCDLLNSSNLVCSVGFDRDNEFFATAGVNKKIKVFEYNMIVNEHRDIHYPVVEMSNKSKLSCISWNSYMKSHIASSDFDGLVQVWDVTRSQVFVEMREHERRVWSVDFSLADPTKLVSGSDDGTVKLWSMNQAGSVGTIRTRANVCSVQFQPDSARSIAIGSADHKIYCYDLRNIRAPYCTLVGHTKTVSYVKYVDASTIVSGSTDNSLKLWDLSTNQARVIDNPVQTFTGHTNTKNFVGLSISDGYIATGSETNEVFVYHKAFPMPVLAYKFNVTDPISGQEIDDQSQFISCVCWRGQSSTLLSANSSGNIKVLEMD, from the exons ATGGAGGTGTCCCGTGGCGGTGCTGCCGCCGGCGGAGGGGCgcggaggggggaggaggagggaggagaggtgAGCCTGCGGGAGTGGCTGGACCGGCCGGGCCGGGCCGTGGAGGCGCCCGAGTGCCTGCACGTCTTCCGCCAGGTGGCGGAGGCGGTGGCCGACGCGCACGCGCAGGGCGTGGCCGTCGGCAGCGCGCGCCCGTCCTGCTTCGTCGTGTCCCCGCCCTTCTCCCGCGTCGCCTTCATAGAGTCGGCCTCGGGCTCGGACGCCTCCGGCTCCGACGCCTCCGAGGACGCCGACCACGACGCCGAGCCTCCGCGCCGGGGTCACGGCGCGGGCCGAGGGGGGGAGGAGCGCGGCGAGAAGGGGTTCCCGCTCAAGAGCGTGCTGGCGATGGAGCTCAATTGGTACACTAGCCCCGAGGAGGCTgacgacagcggcggcggcgctaCCTTCGCCTCCGACGTGTATAGATTAGGCGTGCTCCTGTTCGAG TTGTTTTGCAGCTTCGAAACGTTGGAGGAGAAGATGCGGGCAATGGCCAATCTGAGGTACCGCGTGTTGCCGccacagttgctgctcaagtggccCAAGGAAGCATCCTTCTGCCAGTTGATGATGCACCCTGTACCGGACACCCGACCCAAGATGAG TGAGGTGCTACAAAGTGAGTTCCTTAATCaatcaaggaatagtttggaagagCGCGAGGCAGCTCTTCGGTTACGTGAAGAGATAGAAGAACAAGAACTGCTgctggattttcttctccagttGCAGAAAAGAAAGCAGGATATAGCAGACAATTTGCAGGACACTGTCGCCTTTCTCTCTTCTGACATCAATGAGGTACTCCACCGGCAGTCAGCCCTCGGTCAGTGTGGAAATTTCTCAATTGAGTTGGATAAAGAGGTGTCCTCTGGAACTGTTGAAGATCAGAGTGACTGTGGATCCAGAAAGCGTTTCAGACCTGAACTGCACGCTGTTGATATGGAGGAACACAGTCGTAGTCTGGAAGAATGTTCTAGAACAGTGCCATCATCTGTGGTAATTCAGGAAAGTGTGTTGTCAAAAAGCTCAAGGTTAATGAAGAACTTCAAAAAACTAGAAACAGCATATTTTCTAGCAAGATCCAAGTTGGCAAGGCAAGTTGGCAATCCACTGAGAAGTTGCGATCAGGTTGTCAAGAGAACTACTGGTTCAGCTGTTGGAACTGAAGGGAGTTCAATAGATGATTTTGCTTTAGAAGGGCATTCTGGTAGAAGACAAGGAGGTTGGATGAACTCTTTTCTTGAAGGATTGTGCAGGTACTTGTCATTCAGCCAGTTGAAAGTTCGGGCGGAACTGAAGCAATGCGATCTGCTGAACTCATCAAATTTAGTATGCTCTGTAGGCTTTGACCGGGATAATGAGTTTTTCGCAACTGCTGGTGTAAATAAGAAGATAAAAGTCTTTGAATATAATATGATCGTAAATGAACACCGTGACATTCACTATCCTGTGGTTGAGATGTCTAATAAATCAAAATTAAGTTGTATTAGCTGGAACAGTTACATGAAGAGCCATATAGCATCTAGTGACTTTGATGGTCTCGTACAG GTTTGGGACGTTACTAGGAGCCAAGTTTTCGTTGAAATGAGGGAGCATGAGAGGCGTGTGTGGTCAGTAGACTTCTCACTTGCAGACCCAACCAAATTGGTTAGTGGGAGCGATGATGGTACTGTGAAGCTGTGGAGCATGAATCAG GCTGGGAGTGTTGGCACTATCAGAACAAGGGCAAATGTCTGCTCAGTGCAATTTCAACCTGATTCAGCTCGCTCCATTGCAATCGGCTCTGCAGATCACAAAATTTACTGCTATGATCTTCGCAACATACGGGCTCCTTATTGTACACTAGTTGGCCACACAAAGACTGTAAGCTATGTCAAGTATGTAGATGCATCAACCATAGTATCTGGTTCCACTGACAACTCATTGAAGCTTTGGGACTTGTCTACGAATCAAGCAAGAGTTATTGACAATCCAGTTCAAACTTTTACAGGGCATACAAATACAAAG AATTTTGTTGGCCTTTCCATTTCTGATGGATACATTGCTACTGGGTCAGAAACAAATGAG GTTTTTGTCTACCACAAAGCATTTCCAATGCCAGTCTTGGCGTATAAGTTCAATGTCACAGACCCAATATCAGGCCAGGAGATCGACGATCAATCACAGTTCATTTCGTGCGTGTGTTGGAGGGGGCAGTCTTCGACACTTCTTTCTGCTAACTCCAGTGGGAACATTAAGGTCTTAGAAATGGACTGA
- the LOC119276931 gene encoding protein SPA1-RELATED 4-like isoform X2, whose product MEVSRGGAAAGGGARRGEEEGGEVSLREWLDRPGRAVEAPECLHVFRQVAEAVADAHAQGVAVGSARPSCFVVSPPFSRVAFIESASGSDASGSDASEDADHDAEPPRRGHGAGRGGEERGEKGFPLKSVLAMELNWYTSPEEADDSGGGATFASDVYRLGVLLFELFCSFETLEEKMRAMANLRYRVLPPQLLLKWPKEASFCQLMMHPVPDTRPKMSEVLQSEFLNQSRNSLEEREAALRLREEIEEQELLLDFLLQLQKRKQDIADNLQDTVAFLSSDINEVLHRQSALGQCGNFSIELDKEVSSGTVEDQSDCGSRKRFRPELHAVDMEEHSRSLEECSRTVPSSVVIQESVLSKSSRLMKNFKKLETAYFLARSKLARQVGNPLRSCDQVVKRTTGSAVGTEGSSIDDFALEGHSGRRQGGWMNSFLEGLCRYLSFSQLKVRAELKQCDLLNSSNLVCSVGFDRDNEFFATAGVNKKIKVFEYNMIVNEHRDIHYPVVEMSNKSKLSCISWNSYMKSHIASSDFDGLVQVWDVTRSQVFVEMREHERRVWSVDFSLADPTKLVSGSDDGTVKLWSMNQAILFLHLLLGVLALSEQGQMSAQCNFNLIQLAPLQSALQITKFTAMIFATYGLLIVH is encoded by the exons ATGGAGGTGTCCCGTGGCGGTGCTGCCGCCGGCGGAGGGGCgcggaggggggaggaggagggaggagaggtgAGCCTGCGGGAGTGGCTGGACCGGCCGGGCCGGGCCGTGGAGGCGCCCGAGTGCCTGCACGTCTTCCGCCAGGTGGCGGAGGCGGTGGCCGACGCGCACGCGCAGGGCGTGGCCGTCGGCAGCGCGCGCCCGTCCTGCTTCGTCGTGTCCCCGCCCTTCTCCCGCGTCGCCTTCATAGAGTCGGCCTCGGGCTCGGACGCCTCCGGCTCCGACGCCTCCGAGGACGCCGACCACGACGCCGAGCCTCCGCGCCGGGGTCACGGCGCGGGCCGAGGGGGGGAGGAGCGCGGCGAGAAGGGGTTCCCGCTCAAGAGCGTGCTGGCGATGGAGCTCAATTGGTACACTAGCCCCGAGGAGGCTgacgacagcggcggcggcgctaCCTTCGCCTCCGACGTGTATAGATTAGGCGTGCTCCTGTTCGAG TTGTTTTGCAGCTTCGAAACGTTGGAGGAGAAGATGCGGGCAATGGCCAATCTGAGGTACCGCGTGTTGCCGccacagttgctgctcaagtggccCAAGGAAGCATCCTTCTGCCAGTTGATGATGCACCCTGTACCGGACACCCGACCCAAGATGAG TGAGGTGCTACAAAGTGAGTTCCTTAATCaatcaaggaatagtttggaagagCGCGAGGCAGCTCTTCGGTTACGTGAAGAGATAGAAGAACAAGAACTGCTgctggattttcttctccagttGCAGAAAAGAAAGCAGGATATAGCAGACAATTTGCAGGACACTGTCGCCTTTCTCTCTTCTGACATCAATGAGGTACTCCACCGGCAGTCAGCCCTCGGTCAGTGTGGAAATTTCTCAATTGAGTTGGATAAAGAGGTGTCCTCTGGAACTGTTGAAGATCAGAGTGACTGTGGATCCAGAAAGCGTTTCAGACCTGAACTGCACGCTGTTGATATGGAGGAACACAGTCGTAGTCTGGAAGAATGTTCTAGAACAGTGCCATCATCTGTGGTAATTCAGGAAAGTGTGTTGTCAAAAAGCTCAAGGTTAATGAAGAACTTCAAAAAACTAGAAACAGCATATTTTCTAGCAAGATCCAAGTTGGCAAGGCAAGTTGGCAATCCACTGAGAAGTTGCGATCAGGTTGTCAAGAGAACTACTGGTTCAGCTGTTGGAACTGAAGGGAGTTCAATAGATGATTTTGCTTTAGAAGGGCATTCTGGTAGAAGACAAGGAGGTTGGATGAACTCTTTTCTTGAAGGATTGTGCAGGTACTTGTCATTCAGCCAGTTGAAAGTTCGGGCGGAACTGAAGCAATGCGATCTGCTGAACTCATCAAATTTAGTATGCTCTGTAGGCTTTGACCGGGATAATGAGTTTTTCGCAACTGCTGGTGTAAATAAGAAGATAAAAGTCTTTGAATATAATATGATCGTAAATGAACACCGTGACATTCACTATCCTGTGGTTGAGATGTCTAATAAATCAAAATTAAGTTGTATTAGCTGGAACAGTTACATGAAGAGCCATATAGCATCTAGTGACTTTGATGGTCTCGTACAG GTTTGGGACGTTACTAGGAGCCAAGTTTTCGTTGAAATGAGGGAGCATGAGAGGCGTGTGTGGTCAGTAGACTTCTCACTTGCAGACCCAACCAAATTGGTTAGTGGGAGCGATGATGGTACTGTGAAGCTGTGGAGCATGAATCAGGCAATTCTATTCTTGCACCTGCT GCTGGGAGTGTTGGCACTATCAGAACAAGGGCAAATGTCTGCTCAGTGCAATTTCAACCTGATTCAGCTCGCTCCATTGCAATCGGCTCTGCAGATCACAAAATTTACTGCTATGATCTTCGCAACATACGGGCTCCTTATTGTACACTAG